One part of the Budorcas taxicolor isolate Tak-1 chromosome 22, Takin1.1, whole genome shotgun sequence genome encodes these proteins:
- the MC2R gene encoding adrenocorticotropic hormone receptor, with protein MKHILNLYENINSTARNNSDCPAVILPEEIFFTVSIVGVLENLMVLLAVAKNKSLQSPMYFFICSLAISDMLGSLYKILENVLIIFRNMGYLEPRGSFESTADDVVDSLFILSLLGSICSLSVIAADRYITIFHTLQYHRIVTPHRALIVLTVLWAGCTGSGITIVTFSHHVPTVIAFTALFPLMLAFILCLYVHMFLLARSHARRTSSLPKANMRGAITLTVLLGVFIFCWAPFVLHVLLMTFCPADPYCACYMSLFQVNGVLIMCNAVIDPFIYAFRSPELRVAFKKMVICNWYQ; from the coding sequence ATGAAACACATTCTCAATCTGTATGAAAACATCAACAGTACAGCAAGAAATAACTCGGACTGTCCTGCTGTGATTTTGCCAGAAGAGATATTTTTCACAGTATCCATTGTTGGAGTTTTGGAGAACCTGATGGTCCTTCTGGCTGTGGCCAAGAATAAGAGTCTTCAGTCGCCCATGTACTTTTTCATCTGCAGCTTGGCTATTTCCGATATGCTGGGCAGCCTGTACAAGATTTTGGAAAACGTTCTGATCATATTCAGAAACATGGGTTACCTCGAGCCTCGAGGCAGTTTTGAAAGCACAGCAGATGACGTGGTGGACTCCCTGTTCATCCTCTCCCTCCTTGGCTCCATCTGCAGCCTGTCTGTGATCGCCGCTGACCGCTACATCACAATCTTCCACACTCTGCAGTACCACCGCATTGTGACCCCACACCGCGCCCTCATCGTCCTGACGGTCCTCTGGGCAGGCTGCACAGGCAGTGGCATCACCATTGTGACCTTCTCCCATCACGTCCCCACGGTGATTGCCTTCACAGCGCTGTTCCCCCTGATGCTGGCCTTCATCCTGTGCCTCTACGTGCACATGTTCCTACTTGCCCGCTCCCACGCCAGGAGGACCTCCTCCCTTCCCAAAGCCAACATGAGAGGGGCCATCACACTGACTGTCCTGCTCggggtcttcattttctgctggGCACCCTTTGTCCTTCATGTCCTCTTGATGACATTCTGCCCGGCTGACCCCTACTGTGCCTGCTACATGTCCCTCTTCCAGGTGAATGGTGTGTTGATCATGTGTAATGCCGTCATCGACCCCTTCATATATGCCTTTCGGAGCCCAGAGCTCAGGGTCGCATTCAAAAAGATGGTTATCTGCAACTGGTACCAGTAG